The following is a genomic window from Vicinamibacteria bacterium.
TAGCGCCCCGCTCCATCGCGCTTTACGGTCACCATCTTCGGCCGCCCAGGTGGCACCCGTGACCAGACAAGCTTCACGGCCCCGAGGCGGGGCAGGACCAGGCGCGACCCCGCGACATAGGAATTCTTGAGTCGTTTATCGAGCTGATAGCGGACTGCCTGCTCCCCGCGCCGCTTCTTGAAGCGGGGGTAGCGGGCCCGCTTGGCATAGAAAGCCTTAAAGGCCCGGTCCAGGTCCCGAAGCGACTGTGTGAGCACGTAGCTCGAGACTTCCTTTAGCCAGGGCACCTCGGCCTGCTTCAGCTTGGTCACTTGGCGAGAGAAATCCACACCGGTGACCCGCTCCTGCCGCTCGCGCCAGGCCCGGGAGATCGTTTCCAGGCCACGGTTATAGACCCAGCGGGCGGCCCCGAACTCCCGGGCCAGCCGGCGCTGCTGCCGCGGCGTCGGGTACGCCCGGAACCTGTAGGCGCAAATCGCCACTCTCGTGCTCAGCCTTCATCAAGAGGGCGCACCGGGCCTCTGCTCTCGCAACCAGCCCGGGCGCGTCCCTCGCCAACTCCGAAGCATTACACTAGAGGTGGTCAGGCGAGGTCCGAGGAG
Proteins encoded in this region:
- a CDS encoding transposase; the encoded protein is MAICAYRFRAYPTPRQQRRLAREFGAARWVYNRGLETISRAWRERQERVTGVDFSRQVTKLKQAEVPWLKEVSSYVLTQSLRDLDRAFKAFYAKRARYPRFKKRRGEQAVRYQLDKRLKNSYVAGSRLVLPRLGAVKLVWSRVPPGRPKMVTVKRDGAGRYFVSMAMDRETIPLPTVDRVVGLDAGLSAAVTFDDGTKVAPPRYLERRLKQLKRRSRDLSRAKRGSRG